In Pseudomonas alcaliphila JAB1, a single window of DNA contains:
- the yccS gene encoding YccS family putative transporter gives MPRPRLRQSLRRLWALDKFSASLRVFIALAGALALCWWQGWMHGLIPLFLGIIASALTETDDSWQGRLGAVLVTLACFSAAAYAVEFLFPYPWLFVIALAFSAFCLTMLGALGERFATLGSGTLILAVYSMIGVEQRGGVAGLWLEPLLLVAGAAWYGLLSVIWHALFAHQPVQLALARLFRELGKYLKLKAALFEPVRQLDVEQRRLQLAQQNGRVVSALNAAKEIILHRVGGGRPAPKVNRYLKLYFLAQDIHERASSSHYPYNELAEAFFHSDVLFRCQRLLRLHGEACQRLGSAIELRQPFEYRELCSQALEDLHASLDHLHLQSNPAWRRLLRSLGALAGNLASLDLLLGSASNPDALADEQDSSLLDREPHSLREVIERIGQQLTPTSLLFRHALRLSIALAAGYGLLHLIHPTQGYWILLTTLFVCQPNYGATRLKLVQRIVGTLIGLGLGWALIDLFPDPRIQALFAVVAGVAFFATRSTRYTLATAAITLLVLFCFNQIGDGYGLFLPRLVDTLLGGMLAGLAVFLILPDWQGRRLGRMLANTLSCNSAYLRQIIAQYAHGKRDDLGYRLARRNAHNADAALSTTLGNMLMEPGHFRKDADLGFRFLVLSHTLLSYLSGLGAHRGEQLPQAAQAQLLEQAEALASSLDEIATGLRGEQPLAIHSDEEQALAQSLEQIADDVDERQRLVQTQLALICRQLAPLRTLAAHLQKDRH, from the coding sequence ATGCCCCGACCTCGCCTTCGCCAATCACTGCGCCGCCTCTGGGCACTGGACAAGTTCAGCGCCAGCCTGCGGGTATTCATAGCCCTCGCCGGAGCACTGGCGCTGTGCTGGTGGCAGGGCTGGATGCATGGGCTGATCCCACTGTTTCTCGGCATCATCGCCAGCGCCCTGACCGAGACCGACGACAGCTGGCAAGGCCGTCTCGGCGCGGTGCTGGTCACCCTGGCCTGCTTCAGCGCGGCGGCCTATGCGGTGGAATTTCTCTTTCCCTATCCCTGGTTGTTCGTCATCGCCCTGGCCTTTTCCGCCTTTTGTCTGACCATGCTCGGCGCACTCGGTGAACGCTTCGCCACCCTGGGTTCCGGCACGCTGATCCTCGCGGTGTACAGCATGATCGGCGTCGAGCAGCGCGGCGGCGTCGCCGGCCTGTGGCTGGAGCCGCTGCTGCTGGTAGCCGGCGCCGCCTGGTACGGCCTGCTATCGGTGATCTGGCACGCGCTGTTCGCCCATCAGCCAGTACAGCTCGCCCTGGCCCGGCTGTTTCGCGAACTGGGCAAGTACCTCAAGCTCAAGGCGGCGCTGTTCGAACCCGTGCGCCAGCTGGATGTGGAGCAACGCCGTCTGCAGTTGGCCCAGCAGAATGGCCGCGTAGTCTCCGCACTCAACGCGGCCAAGGAGATCATTCTGCACCGGGTCGGTGGCGGTCGGCCGGCACCGAAGGTCAATCGCTACCTGAAGCTGTACTTCCTCGCCCAGGACATTCACGAACGCGCCAGCTCGTCGCACTACCCTTACAACGAACTGGCCGAAGCCTTCTTCCACAGCGATGTGCTGTTTCGCTGCCAGCGCCTGCTGCGCCTGCACGGCGAAGCCTGCCAGCGCCTGGGCAGCGCCATCGAATTGCGCCAGCCGTTCGAATACCGCGAACTGTGCAGCCAGGCCCTGGAAGACCTGCATGCCTCGCTCGACCACCTGCACCTGCAGAGCAACCCAGCCTGGCGCCGCCTGCTGCGCTCGCTCGGCGCTCTGGCCGGCAACCTCGCCAGCCTCGACCTGCTGCTCGGCAGCGCCAGCAACCCTGACGCCCTGGCCGATGAGCAGGACAGCAGCCTGCTGGATCGCGAACCGCATTCGTTGCGCGAGGTCATCGAGCGCATCGGCCAGCAACTGACTCCCACCTCGCTGCTGTTTCGCCACGCGCTGCGCCTGTCCATTGCTCTGGCTGCCGGTTACGGCCTGCTGCACCTGATTCATCCGACCCAGGGCTACTGGATTCTGCTGACCACCCTGTTCGTCTGTCAGCCGAACTACGGCGCCACGCGTCTCAAGCTGGTGCAGCGCATCGTCGGCACCCTGATCGGCTTGGGGTTGGGCTGGGCATTGATCGACCTGTTCCCCGACCCACGCATCCAGGCCCTGTTCGCCGTGGTCGCTGGCGTCGCCTTCTTCGCCACACGCAGCACGCGCTACACCCTGGCCACGGCGGCGATCACCCTGCTGGTGCTGTTCTGCTTCAACCAGATCGGCGATGGCTACGGCCTGTTCCTACCGCGCCTGGTCGACACCCTGCTCGGCGGCATGCTGGCCGGGCTGGCGGTGTTCCTGATCCTGCCGGACTGGCAGGGCCGGCGCCTGGGGCGCATGTTGGCGAACACACTGAGCTGCAACAGCGCCTACCTGCGGCAGATCATCGCCCAGTACGCACACGGCAAGCGTGACGACCTCGGCTACCGCCTGGCCCGACGCAACGCGCACAACGCCGACGCGGCACTGTCCACCACCCTCGGCAACATGCTGATGGAGCCTGGGCACTTCCGTAAGGACGCCGACCTTGGCTTTCGCTTTCTGGTGCTGTCGCACACCTTGCTCAGCTATCTCTCCGGGCTCGGCGCCCATCGTGGCGAGCAATTGCCGCAGGCGGCCCAGGCACAATTGCTGGAACAGGCCGAAGCGCTGGCGAGCAGCCTCGATGAAATCGCCACCGGCCTGCGCGGCGAGCAGCCGCTGGCCATCCACAGCGACGAAGAACAGGCACTGGCGCAAAGCCTGGAGCAGATTGCCGACGACGTCGACGAACGCCAACGTCTGGTGCAGACGCAACTGGCGCTGATCTGCCGCCAGCTGGCGCCACTGCGCACCTTGGCCGCGCATCTGCAGAAGGATCGCCACTAG
- a CDS encoding nodulation protein NfeD, which yields MPGWLRLCLCALILCGSVGASAAPGAVVRLQVDGVIGPASADYLVRGLAKAVDEGAQLVLIEIDTPGGLDSSMRAIIKAILASPIPVASYVAPGGARAASAGTYILYASHVAAMAPGTNLGAATPVAIGMPGSPSKPEGADKGETDKPAQGEKGSVDAMTAKQVNDAAAYIRGLANMRGRNAEWAEQAVREAVSLSAEEALAQKVIDYLATDLSDLLRQLDGKTLQAAGVEVTLATAGAPLISHAPDWRTRLLAVITNPSVALILMMIGVYGLFFEFSNPGSGIGGVLGGISLILALYALQLLPVNYAGVALILLGIAFITVEAFLPSFGVLGIGGVVAFVFGALILIDTDVPGFGIPLALIVTLALTSAGLILAILGMALKARRRQQVAGDSGLVGSLVAVAAVQAEDPCSGWVALQGERWQVQGSEPLRPGQRVRVTARQGVQLQVSAVDEPPPQGGH from the coding sequence TTGCCTGGCTGGTTGCGTCTATGTCTGTGTGCTCTGATCCTCTGCGGTTCGGTGGGGGCGAGTGCGGCGCCGGGCGCGGTTGTGCGCTTGCAGGTGGATGGGGTGATTGGCCCGGCCAGTGCCGACTACCTGGTGCGCGGTCTGGCCAAGGCGGTGGACGAGGGCGCGCAACTGGTGCTGATCGAGATCGACACGCCCGGCGGCCTGGATAGCTCCATGCGCGCCATTATCAAGGCGATCCTCGCCAGCCCGATTCCCGTGGCCAGTTACGTCGCCCCCGGCGGTGCGCGGGCGGCCAGCGCCGGCACCTACATCCTCTACGCCAGCCATGTCGCTGCCATGGCGCCGGGGACCAACCTCGGCGCCGCCACGCCGGTGGCCATCGGCATGCCGGGCTCGCCGAGCAAACCAGAGGGGGCTGACAAGGGCGAGACGGACAAGCCCGCGCAAGGCGAAAAGGGCTCGGTCGATGCCATGACCGCCAAGCAGGTCAACGATGCGGCCGCCTACATTCGTGGTCTGGCGAATATGCGCGGGCGCAATGCCGAGTGGGCTGAACAGGCAGTGCGCGAGGCGGTCAGCCTGTCCGCCGAAGAGGCGCTGGCGCAGAAGGTGATCGACTATCTGGCGACGGACCTGAGCGACCTGCTGCGCCAGCTGGACGGCAAGACCCTGCAGGCCGCAGGCGTCGAAGTCACCCTGGCTACCGCCGGCGCGCCCTTGATCAGCCATGCGCCGGACTGGCGCACTCGCCTGCTGGCGGTGATCACCAACCCCAGCGTGGCGCTGATCCTGATGATGATCGGCGTCTACGGCCTGTTCTTCGAGTTCTCCAACCCGGGCAGCGGCATCGGCGGCGTGCTCGGTGGCATCAGTCTGATCCTCGCCCTCTACGCCCTGCAGTTGCTGCCGGTGAACTACGCTGGGGTGGCGCTGATCCTGCTCGGCATCGCCTTCATCACCGTCGAGGCCTTCCTGCCCAGCTTCGGCGTGCTCGGCATCGGCGGCGTGGTGGCGTTCGTCTTCGGCGCGCTGATCCTGATCGACACCGACGTGCCGGGCTTCGGCATCCCGCTGGCGCTGATCGTCACCCTGGCGCTGACCAGCGCCGGGCTGATCCTGGCCATCCTCGGCATGGCGTTGAAGGCCAGGCGGCGCCAGCAGGTGGCCGGCGACAGCGGCCTGGTCGGCAGCCTGGTGGCGGTCGCCGCGGTGCAGGCCGAGGATCCTTGCAGCGGCTGGGTGGCGCTGCAGGGCGAACGCTGGCAGGTGCAGGGCAGCGAGCCGCTGCGGCCCGGGCAGCGGGTGCGGGTGACGGCACGCCAGGGCGTGCAACTGCAGGTCAGCGCGGTGGATGAACCGCCGCCCCAAGGAGGTCACTGA
- a CDS encoding slipin family protein has protein sequence MGFELSFLSLTIIVLALLASAFRILREYERGVVFQLGRFWRVKGPGLILVVPGMQQMVRVDLRTIVLDVPTQDVISRDNVSVKVNAVVYFRVLDAQKAIIQVEDYHVATSQLAQTTLRAVLGKHELDEMLAERERLNLDIQQVLDAQTDAWGIKVANVEIKHVDLDESMIRAIAKQAEAERERRAKVIHAEGELQASEKLMQAAEMLGRQSGAMQLRYMQTLSNIASDKSSTIVFPLPVELLRGIVDLKEPKA, from the coding sequence ATGGGTTTCGAACTGAGTTTTCTCTCGCTGACGATCATCGTCCTGGCCCTGCTCGCCTCGGCCTTTCGCATCCTGCGCGAGTACGAGCGCGGCGTGGTGTTCCAGCTCGGCCGCTTCTGGCGGGTCAAGGGCCCGGGGCTGATCCTGGTGGTGCCCGGCATGCAACAGATGGTGCGGGTGGACCTGCGCACCATAGTGCTGGACGTGCCGACCCAGGACGTGATCTCCCGCGACAACGTCTCGGTCAAGGTCAACGCGGTGGTCTACTTCCGCGTGCTCGACGCGCAGAAGGCGATCATCCAGGTCGAGGATTACCACGTCGCCACCAGCCAGCTGGCGCAGACCACCCTGCGCGCGGTGCTCGGCAAGCACGAGCTGGACGAGATGCTCGCCGAGCGCGAGCGACTCAACCTCGACATCCAGCAGGTGCTCGACGCGCAGACCGACGCCTGGGGCATCAAGGTGGCCAACGTCGAGATCAAGCACGTCGACCTCGACGAGTCGATGATCCGCGCCATCGCCAAGCAGGCCGAGGCCGAGCGCGAGCGGCGGGCCAAGGTGATCCACGCCGAGGGCGAGCTGCAGGCCTCGGAAAAACTCATGCAGGCCGCCGAGATGCTCGGCCGCCAGTCCGGCGCCATGCAGCTGCGCTATATGCAGACGCTGAGCAATATCGCCAGTGACAAGAGCTCGACCATCGTCTTTCCGCTGCCGGTGGAGTTGTTGCGCGGCATCGTCGATCTGAAGGAGCCCAAGGCTTGA
- a CDS encoding TetR/AcrR family transcriptional regulator, which produces MQLFWQRGYEAASLQDLQAATGLSKSSLYQTYPSKQAWFVAAFSRYVAQRRALLLEQLDASASPLAFIRERLLSVLEDDGPDGVPRGCMLVNVANEFSLSEPALVPVLRQATAGICQVFEQALERAVACGELSNGRDLAARASYLQCVMSGLRTQVKSAVPADSIRATVSVVMTSLDCA; this is translated from the coding sequence ATGCAGCTGTTCTGGCAACGCGGTTATGAAGCCGCGTCGCTGCAGGACCTGCAGGCGGCCACCGGGTTGTCCAAGAGCAGCCTGTATCAAACCTACCCGAGCAAGCAGGCCTGGTTCGTCGCTGCCTTCAGCCGCTACGTAGCGCAGCGCCGAGCCTTGTTGCTGGAGCAGCTTGACGCCAGTGCCTCGCCGCTCGCTTTCATCCGCGAGCGCCTGCTCAGTGTGCTCGAAGATGATGGCCCTGACGGCGTGCCGCGTGGCTGCATGCTGGTCAACGTGGCCAATGAATTCTCCTTGTCGGAGCCGGCGCTGGTGCCGGTTCTGCGACAGGCCACCGCGGGTATCTGCCAGGTCTTCGAACAGGCGCTCGAACGCGCCGTGGCCTGCGGGGAGTTGAGCAACGGCAGGGACCTCGCGGCTCGCGCCAGTTATCTGCAATGTGTGATGAGCGGGCTGCGCACCCAGGTGAAATCCGCGGTGCCGGCGGATTCGATCCGCGCCACCGTTTCAGTGGTGATGACCAGCCTGGACTGCGCCTGA
- a CDS encoding glutathione S-transferase N-terminal domain-containing protein, with protein sequence MRELFELCGADPELVFSPYCWRVRLALAHKGLDWQSRPTRFTDKDLIAFSGQKLVPVLIDEGETVHDSLAIFAHLDQRYPQRPLLGGALAAERARLVERLSFHMVRVPLLKLLIPRVWQVIDPADREYFRSSREKALGMSLEAFADPQGGERSFREGVAPLEMWLRDQPFLEGHAPGGCDYLLAGMLFWAWCLGAQPWAEDSALGAWFARILQTYEATHGPVKRAAIHVEEKQ encoded by the coding sequence ATGCGGGAATTGTTCGAGTTATGCGGCGCCGATCCTGAGCTGGTGTTCTCGCCTTACTGCTGGCGCGTACGTCTGGCGCTGGCGCACAAGGGACTGGACTGGCAGAGCCGGCCGACACGTTTCACTGACAAGGATTTGATCGCTTTTTCCGGACAGAAACTGGTGCCGGTGCTGATCGACGAAGGTGAAACGGTGCATGACAGTCTGGCGATCTTCGCCCACCTCGATCAGCGTTATCCACAACGTCCCTTGCTCGGTGGCGCGCTGGCTGCCGAGCGCGCCCGCCTGGTCGAGCGCCTGAGCTTTCATATGGTGCGTGTGCCGCTGTTGAAGTTGCTGATTCCGCGGGTCTGGCAGGTGATCGACCCGGCCGACCGCGAGTATTTCCGCAGTAGCCGGGAGAAGGCGCTGGGCATGAGCCTGGAGGCGTTCGCCGATCCGCAGGGCGGTGAGCGGTCGTTCCGTGAAGGCGTGGCGCCGCTGGAAATGTGGCTGCGTGATCAGCCCTTCCTCGAAGGCCATGCCCCTGGCGGCTGTGACTACCTGCTGGCTGGCATGTTGTTCTGGGCCTGGTGCCTGGGCGCGCAACCCTGGGCCGAGGATTCGGCGCTGGGCGCCTGGTTCGCGCGCATCCTGCAGACGTATGAAGCGACTCACGGCCCGGTCAAGCGGGCCGCGATCCACGTGGAGGAAAAGCAATGA
- a CDS encoding glutathione S-transferase N-terminal domain-containing protein — translation MIDLYYWTTPNGHKVSIFLEEAGLDYRIVPVHIGKGEQFAPEFLKIAPNNRIPAIVDHAPADGGEPIALFESGAILEYLADKSGQFLPRETRARFTVLQWLYWQMGGVGPMAGQNHHFVRYAPEPIPYAIDRYVKETARLYGVLDHQLAGRDYVADDYSIADMAIYPWAKLWKMQQQKLEDFPNMAAWLERIDARPAVQRAYALVEQVNADPQALLTAEARRVLFGQ, via the coding sequence ATGATCGACCTGTACTACTGGACCACGCCCAACGGCCACAAGGTCAGCATCTTTCTCGAGGAAGCCGGGCTGGACTACCGCATCGTTCCGGTGCATATCGGCAAGGGCGAGCAGTTCGCACCCGAGTTTCTCAAGATCGCACCGAACAACCGCATTCCGGCCATCGTCGATCATGCGCCGGCCGATGGCGGTGAGCCCATCGCCCTGTTCGAGTCCGGGGCGATTCTCGAGTACCTGGCCGACAAGAGCGGGCAGTTCCTGCCGCGCGAGACACGCGCGCGTTTCACCGTGTTGCAGTGGCTGTACTGGCAGATGGGCGGCGTTGGCCCGATGGCAGGGCAGAACCATCACTTCGTGCGCTACGCGCCGGAGCCGATTCCGTATGCCATCGACCGCTACGTGAAGGAAACCGCGCGCCTCTACGGCGTGCTGGACCACCAGCTGGCCGGGCGCGACTACGTGGCGGACGATTATTCCATCGCCGACATGGCCATCTATCCCTGGGCCAAGCTGTGGAAGATGCAGCAACAGAAACTGGAGGACTTCCCCAACATGGCCGCCTGGCTCGAACGCATCGATGCACGCCCTGCGGTACAGCGTGCCTACGCGCTGGTAGAACAGGTGAACGCCGATCCGCAGGCCTTGCTCACCGCAGAGGCGCGGCGCGTGCTGTTCGGGCAGTGA